The Armatimonadota bacterium genomic sequence GCGGTGCACCGCTCCGCCACCACCCGGAAGGGCTCGTCCCGGATCTTTACAGGCGCCTCCACGCACGGTCGGTTCGTGAGCACCACGGATACCCCGGGGTACCGGAGGGCCTCTTCGAGGGCCACGAAGGTGGCCCCCAGGTCGTACGGGTCCACCACGCGGACGAACTCCGCACCCGCGGCCCGGCACAGGGCCGCGAGATCCACCCTGGGTGCGGGCTCTCCGCGGATGGAGGTGCCCGTGGAGGCGTGCGGCTGGCCTCCGGTCATGGCGGTGGTGCCGTTGTCGAGGAGGAGCACCGTGATGTTGGCCCGCTTGTACACCGCGTCTACAAGGGCCGGCAGACCCGCGTGGAGGAAGGTGGAGTCTCCGATGGCAGCCACCACAGGTCCGGGAGCCGTCCCCGCCAGGGCAAGGCCTACTGCCATCCCGATGCTGCAGCCCATGGCCAGACACGAGTCCATGGCCCGGAGGGGCTCCAGGGCCGCCAGGGTGTAGCACCCGATGTCCCCGCACACCACGGCACCCAGCCGGCGCAGAGCCAGGAATGGACCCGTGTGCGGGCAGCCCGGGCACAGCACGGGCGGACGAGGTGCGGTGGGGACGTCCGGGGCACGCCTGGAGTCTTCCCCCTTGCAGCACTCCCGCCTGATGGTAGCACACGCCCGCGGTCACCACGCCCACGGAGCGATCCCGCATCTCTACCCGGAGGAATTCAGGCCGCGCCGCCACCTCCGGCAACCGGCGCAGCCGTTCCAGCACGTGGGGTCGGCGCTGACGGGCATAGACCGGCAGCATCACGTACTTAGCGGGGTCGCGCTGGAAGCCCTTGAGGGGTGGGACGGCTCGCTCTCCCAGGTGCACCACGCCCCGCGTGTGGCTCAGGCGGGTGGTGGAGCGGACCAGGACGGGGGTATCGAACTCCTCGCTGAGCTCGAAGGCCAGGGCCACGAAGGTCTTGGCCTCCTCGCTGTCGGAGGGTTCCAGCAGCGGGATGGCGGCGAATCTGGCATAAAAGCGGTTATCCTGCTCGTTCTGGGAGCTGTGCATCCCCGGGTCGTCCGCGCTCAGCACCACTAGGCCTCCGTGCACCCCTGTGTAGGTGGCCGCCATGAGGGTGTCGGAAGCCACGTTGAGCCCCACGTGCTTCATGGTGCACAGAGCCCGCACCCCGCCCAGAGAGGCTCCCACGGCCACGTCCAGGGCCACCTTTTCGTTGGTGGACCACTCCACGTACACGTCGGGGAAGGTGCTGAGGTATTCCAGGGTCTCCGTGCTGGGGGTCCCCGGGTACCCCGTGGCCACCCGCACCCCCGCCTCGTACGCTCCCCGGGCCATGGCCTCGTTGCCCGTGAGGAGCGCCACCCGTGCGGCCTTCCGCATCGCGGTCTCCACGCCTCACCTCCTCGCCTGCTCCGCCGGGTGGAGCAGCACCTCGATCTCCTCGTCCGTGAGGCCCCGATCTCTTTCCTTGGCCGCCCGCAGCACCCGCTCGACGGCGTCGTGGGTGATGGAGTAGCCGTGCTGCTCCAGCCAGAAGACCACGTTGGCCTGCCCGCTCATGGGGCCCACGGTGATCACCTGTTTTCGTCCCACCTCCTCCGCGGGCACTCCGCTGTACACACGGTTCGCGAGCCAGTAACCCCCTTTCCGGAAGGCCTTGGCGATGGCCGCCGCGTGCACGCCCGTGCTGGTCTCGAAGGCGTCCTTGCCCACCACGGGGTAGTTGCACGGGATGGGAATCCCCGTGGCCCGGGACACCACGGCGCAGTACTCAGGCAGCCGGCGTAGGTCTCGGTCGATCCAGCCGAGCAGCTTCAGGTTTACCAGCAACAGATCCATGGGGGGTGTTGCCCACCCGCTCCCCGATCCCTAAGGCACAGCCGTGGACGCAGTTCGCCCCGGCCTCCAGGGCCACGAGGGCGTTGATGAGATCCAGCCCCCGGTCCCGGTGCCCGCGCCAGTCCACCTTCACGGAGGGCCCCAGCGTCTGACGGATGAACCGCACGAGCCTCCGGGTTCCCCACGGCGTCGCGTGCCCCACGGTGTCCGCGAGACATACCCGTTATGCCCCGCAGTCCACCGCGGTGCGGTACACCGCGCGCAGATGGTCGGGCCGGGCCCGGGTGGTGTCTTCCGTGACGAACATCACCTCAAGCCCTAGCTGCCGGGCCCGCATCACCGCCCGCTCGGTGGTGCGCAGCAGGAAGTCCAGGTCCCACCCCTCCACGTACTGGCGGATGGGACTGCTGCCCAGAAACAGCGCGGCCTCGATGGCCACTCCCGCCCGTTGCTGTGCCTCCGCGATGGCCACGATATCCGGCTCCGCGGTGCGCCCCGCACAGCTGGGGCGAAGGGGCAGGCGCGCCTGTCCGATCTCCCGGGCGAGGGCCACCACGTCCCCCAGGGCCCGCACACTGCTCCCGGGGTATCCGATGTTCGCCCGCTGGATCCCCAAGGCCACCATCAGGTGGAGGATCTCCTTCCTCTCTTCCACCGTGGGATGCCGCACGGATGGACTCTGCAGCCCGTCCCGCAGTGTTTCATCGTAGAGTTCCACGGGGTAGGCGGGCCTGCGGCCTCCGGAACGCAGGTTCCAGTCGTAGATCCACCGTTCGCCGCTGGCACGCATCCGGACCTCACCACCCCTCCTCACAGGCTGCGGCGGTCCACCACGCGAACCGCCTTGCCCACCTCCGTGCGCGGCAGCTCCTTGGGGCGCAAGACCGTGACCCGAGCGCTCACCCCGAGCTCCTCCCGGATGCGGCGGGCCACCCGTTCCTCCAGGGCCCGAACTTCTTCCTCCCGGTCGAAGCCCTCCCGAGCCTCTACCCGCACCTCCAGGACGTCCAGGGCCCGCTCGCGGTCCACCACGATCTGGTACTGCGGCTCCAGCTCCGGGAACCGGGTGAGGATAGCCTCCACGTCGGAGGGGAACACGTTCACCCCGCGGACGATGAGCATGTCGTCCACCCTTCCCGTGACCCGAGACATGCGCACGAGGGTTCGCCCGCAGGGGCATGGCTCCCGGTTCAGGGCCGCGAGGTCTCCGGTGCGGTAGCGGATCACGGGCGTGGCCTCCCGGGTGAGGGTGGTGCACACCAGCTCCCCTCGCTCCCCGTCCGGCACGGGCTCGCCCGTGCGAGGATCCACCACCTCCACCAGGAAGTGGTCCTCGTTCACGTGCAGCCCGCTCTTGGCCTCCTGGCACTCGCACGCTACGCCGGGCCCGATGACCTCGCTGAGCCCGTAGATGTCCACCGC encodes the following:
- a CDS encoding AMP-binding protein; this translates as MGATVLPISSGNTARQVKLMNDLGCTVLCCTPSYALRIAEVMEEMELRPQALRVGIFGAEPWSEGMREEIQRRLNLSAVDIYGLSEVIGPGVACECQEAKSGLHVNEDHFLVEVVDPRTGEPVPDGERGELVCTTLTREATPVIRYRTGDLAALNREPCPCGRTLVRMSRVTGRVDDMLIVRGVNVFPSDVEAILTRFPELEPQYQIVVDRERALDVLEVRVEAREGFDREEEVRALEERVARRIREELGVSARVTVLRPKELPRTEVGKAVRVVDRRSL